The Hevea brasiliensis isolate MT/VB/25A 57/8 chromosome 1, ASM3005281v1, whole genome shotgun sequence genome has a window encoding:
- the LOC110666871 gene encoding DNA replication complex GINS protein PSF3 isoform X3, protein MANYYDIDDILAEEEFVPVVFHNAVNGVKIDESTERGYVEQGSKAELPFWLARELHLRHAVSMRVPACFNQKTRLEMQADAACVDLRSRCPYFYEFGCKLAPLCDKTIGLLLSYSFRIRYKEVLYKAHTIAFGAATKFLALLTKEETNLYEAAQSSMVAFKRWRMGGPRLQRASILGRKRKATE, encoded by the exons ATGGCAAATTACTATGACATTGATGATATCCTTGCGGAGGAAGAG TTTGTTCCAGTTGTATTCCACAACGCAGTAAATGGAGTAAAAATTGATGAAAGCACTGAAAGAGGCTAT GTGGAACAAGGTTCAAAGGCAGAGCTACCGTTTTGGCTTGCTCGTGAGTTACACTTGAGACACGCTGTATCAATGAGAGTTCCTGCATGTTTTAATCAAAA AACAAGGCTGGAAATGCAGGCTGATGCGGCATGTGTGGATCTAAGATCTCGCTGTCCATACTTCTATGAATTTGGATGCAAGCTGGCACCTCT GTGTGATAAAACCATTGGATTGTTGCTCTCTTATTCATTTAGAATCCGCTATAAGGAGGTCCTATACAAGGCACACACTATAGCATTCGGAGCAGCCACCAAATTCTTGGCACTTTTAACAAAGGAAGAAACCAATT TGTATGAGGCAGCTCAATCCTCCATGGTCGCCTTCAAGAGATGGCGGATGGGGGGCCCCAGATTGCAAAGAGCTTCAATTCTTGGGAGGAAAAGAAAAGCAACAGAGTAA
- the LOC110666871 gene encoding DNA replication complex GINS protein PSF3 isoform X1: MKLHMPISYLQVWKTQNCLYSQHFFLNSREIARTKKRASRMANYYDIDDILAEEEFVPVVFHNAVNGVKIDESTERGYVEQGSKAELPFWLARELHLRHAVSMRVPACFNQKTRLEMQADAACVDLRSRCPYFYEFGCKLAPLCDKTIGLLLSYSFRIRYKEVLYKAHTIAFGAATKFLALLTKEETNLYEAAQSSMVAFKRWRMGGPRLQRASILGRKRKATE, translated from the exons ATGAAACTGCATATGC CAATTTCATACTTGCAAGTTTGGAAGACCCAAAATTGTCTCTATTCACAACATTTCTTTCTAAATTCGAGAGAAATTGCAAGAACGAAAAAGAGAGCATCAAGAATGGCAAATTACTATGACATTGATGATATCCTTGCGGAGGAAGAG TTTGTTCCAGTTGTATTCCACAACGCAGTAAATGGAGTAAAAATTGATGAAAGCACTGAAAGAGGCTAT GTGGAACAAGGTTCAAAGGCAGAGCTACCGTTTTGGCTTGCTCGTGAGTTACACTTGAGACACGCTGTATCAATGAGAGTTCCTGCATGTTTTAATCAAAA AACAAGGCTGGAAATGCAGGCTGATGCGGCATGTGTGGATCTAAGATCTCGCTGTCCATACTTCTATGAATTTGGATGCAAGCTGGCACCTCT GTGTGATAAAACCATTGGATTGTTGCTCTCTTATTCATTTAGAATCCGCTATAAGGAGGTCCTATACAAGGCACACACTATAGCATTCGGAGCAGCCACCAAATTCTTGGCACTTTTAACAAAGGAAGAAACCAATT TGTATGAGGCAGCTCAATCCTCCATGGTCGCCTTCAAGAGATGGCGGATGGGGGGCCCCAGATTGCAAAGAGCTTCAATTCTTGGGAGGAAAAGAAAAGCAACAGAGTAA
- the LOC110666871 gene encoding DNA replication complex GINS protein PSF3 isoform X2, with protein MKLHMPISYLQVWKTQNCLYSQHFFLNSREIARTKKRASRMANYYDIDDILAEEEFVPVVFHNAVNGVKIDESTERGYVEQGSKAELPFWLARELHLRHAVSMRVPACFNQKTRLEMQADAACVDLRSRCPYFYEFGCKLAPLCDKTIGLLLSYSFRIRYKEVLYKAHTIAFGAATKFLALLTKEETNL; from the exons ATGAAACTGCATATGC CAATTTCATACTTGCAAGTTTGGAAGACCCAAAATTGTCTCTATTCACAACATTTCTTTCTAAATTCGAGAGAAATTGCAAGAACGAAAAAGAGAGCATCAAGAATGGCAAATTACTATGACATTGATGATATCCTTGCGGAGGAAGAG TTTGTTCCAGTTGTATTCCACAACGCAGTAAATGGAGTAAAAATTGATGAAAGCACTGAAAGAGGCTAT GTGGAACAAGGTTCAAAGGCAGAGCTACCGTTTTGGCTTGCTCGTGAGTTACACTTGAGACACGCTGTATCAATGAGAGTTCCTGCATGTTTTAATCAAAA AACAAGGCTGGAAATGCAGGCTGATGCGGCATGTGTGGATCTAAGATCTCGCTGTCCATACTTCTATGAATTTGGATGCAAGCTGGCACCTCT GTGTGATAAAACCATTGGATTGTTGCTCTCTTATTCATTTAGAATCCGCTATAAGGAGGTCCTATACAAGGCACACACTATAGCATTCGGAGCAGCCACCAAATTCTTGGCACTTTTAACAAAGGAAGAAACCAATT TGTAG
- the LOC131182422 gene encoding uncharacterized protein LOC131182422 gives MDVLGVNVKSKKQSRRRSAKKGIKVVYISSPMKVETSASKFRALVQELTGKDSDAERFMDFNGVENSPEILERRTVDGSAGSLVPLMNSYNESSSSPAGSDSIFQPFDGFLQPMEGSFMSMFQSNLFHESSLELDVFN, from the coding sequence ATGGATGTTCTTGGTGTTAACGTTAAGAGCAAGAAACAATCCAGGAGAAGGAGCGCCAAAAAGGGTATCAAAGTTGTGTACATATCCAGCCCTATGAAAGTTGAGACTAGTGCCTCAAAATTCAGGGCTCTTGTGCAAGAACTCACTGGAAAAGACTCTGATGCAGAGCGATTTATGGACTTTAATGGTGTCGAAAACTCTCCAGAAATTCTTGAACGAAGAACTGTTGATGGGTCTGCTGGATCTTTAGTCCCTTTGATGAACTCTTACAATGAGTCATCATCGTCTCCTGCAGGTTCTGATTCTATTTTCCAGCCTTTTGATGGATTTTTGCAGCCTATGGAAGGGAGTTTTATGAGCATGTTTCAATCAAATCTTTTCCATGAATCTTCTCTCGAGCTTGATGTGTTTAACTAG